The Theobroma cacao cultivar B97-61/B2 chromosome 2, Criollo_cocoa_genome_V2, whole genome shotgun sequence genome includes the window TCAGACAAATTGCACAACACCAACAAGCACTTTTATATTGGAATCAGAATGGGACAAGGGCATGAAACCAATAAACGATGCATATGGTCTTTATGTTAAGCCGCAAACTGGTTCATTCTGGCTAAGATACTGTAACAAATATTCTGCAACTGATATCAGGACCATGTTTATGCGTTTTTGCTATACCCAACCGCTGCTTGCTTCAATAGATGTTTTTCTGACAGAAATTGGACCTAGTATCTTATTTTGTTAACTAATTCTACTTCTTGGGTGGCTCTTAATTAGCAAATGGAAGTTCTTTTGGTTTCAACATTTTGCCTTTAAGGCTTTTCCGTTACTTTGctcaaacaaaagaaaactaagATGGACTATGATAAAGAGTTGTTAATTTTATCCATTATTTTCTATAGTCATGATTGCGAGGAACTGGTTTGGCTCAGTTCATAGCCAAATGTAGACAAAAGCATGATAGAAAATTGAATTCTATTAGATCTAAAAAAGCCCACTGTACCAGGACTCCATGGCCCAATGGATAAGGCGCTGGTCTACGGAACCAGAGATTCTGGGTTCGATCCCCAGTGGAGTCGTCATGTACAATGTTTCATATTTTTAGTATAGTCTGGGATATTCCTGTATGAGAATAGATATCCGATTCAGAGCGAAGGTTGTTAAGTGTAAAATGTATACACTGGGACAAATGCGCATTTGCTCAATTTCTACCTCAAATAAGCAAACATGAAGCCATACGAATGAGCTACTAATAGAGattactataaaaaaaatcagtatAAAATGAAATCCAAAATTTCGAATATtacaaaacaaatttcaatGGTTGCATGACAGACAGGGATTTAAAGAGCATTATTTACCTAGATTACAAATTATTCTATACAACGATGTCTCCCTCTGCTTCCAGTTTATCCTAATCCTTAATGCTCACACTTTTAACTAAAAAGAGTTGATTTTAAGTGCATCGATGTTTTAGACTGTAACACAATTAAATCAGCCAGCCTTAATCATTTTACCTATAACATGGACATCCAAAATTGTTTAATAATCCTTCTAAATACAAGATGGAAAGCCTCATATCTCATTTTTGGAGGATCGTGATCGGCGCAAGAAtctacataaatatatatagcCTATTAAGCCCAAACAAACCTTTTCCATATATCTCATAATATCATCAATCTTCATGACAATACTCATCATGAAGTATATCAACAATTCCTCATTTAGTTTATATTACAATTTATACGCAATTCATGTAGATATATAGTTTGCACTCTCTCTAGTGCTCAAAATTTATCTATGGCCTTAGCCCATAGTTATCTCAAACATCATGCACTCATTCTCAATTATTTACATCATCATCTAACTCATAATAAGTATACTCAATTATTTACATCATCATCTCAACATTTATAGTACATAAGTTCAAGACTTGACTTGTGGAGTGTACGACGCAAGAAGGCTTCAAAGGAAGGCATTAGCACACCTACCAATCACAAGTTGAGTTACTCTCCACAAGGCGATAAGCCAAGCGAGCTACTAATCCAAAAAACAACAACAGATGAGGGGTGAACTATAAAACTCAATGGGCAAACACGGGAAGGGGACAAACCATAAGGGAGAGTGTTTGCATTAAACCGTATCTTTGTAAACCACATGCATCTCATGAATAAATCAACCCATTACGTTCAAATGTCTTAGATGTTGTTATTCACGTACCTTTCTCATGAATCTTACTAGTATTCATGTCATCTAGTCATTGAAACTAATTGGAAGCTTAAAACTAAGTAAGCAACCATTAAATAGCATATTTATACTGTTTTGTCTCCTAAGTCTTGATACTTTCTCCGAGGTATCAAGACTTTCCTCTGAGGTCTGGTTACATTCACCAAAAGTATCGAGACTTTCATCATAGAATACTCTTCTAGCATTCTATTTCCAATGTATCAGACTTATGTTCAAAGTCTCAATACTTCATTCATATAAATTCAGAATTTGAGCATTTTCCAGCATCCAACTTCCTCTATCTATATTTATCATTCCCCTATCAAGGTCAATCAATGTACAATCACATAAGGTCAAACATGCATATCTGTAATGCATTCCAACACATGACAATATCATTACAACATGTGTTTTTCATATGAACGCGCACATTTTGCATTCATGAGATAATCATGCCAATGAATACAATTATAAAGAGTGGTACATCCACCCTAACTCATGGCTATATACTTGTGTGATACAACACCTCACATTATGACCTCCAATATACATATGATATGACACCGCATATCATGGCCCTTACCCATGTGTGGTATAACGCTCCACATCATGACTTCCGTGTGTGTGGAATAATGCTCATTtacatattcatatttatataaatcatAACGTAGACTCATAAGTTGTCTATAACCATCAATTGTTTTCATCATACTAAACATCACAAGTTCTCATATAATGTGGTATAACACCCCACATCAAGGCTAATACATTTACATAGAATTATTCATACCAATACATGCATTTTCATACTCTTAATCATAGTCCATTAGCATCACTTAACCATGTTCTTACTTCATGGTCCTCCCATGCTCGTGTGTGGGCATAACAATCCACACTTACATACTCATAAGTGTAGGCATCAACATATCCACGTCTACATACTCATTGTATGTTGTTAAAATAAAGGAATGTAAATAAGTAATGGTGGAAGAACAAGCAGAAATGAAGAACACTTCAATTCAAGGAAGAAAAACTACTGAAGACCATTGAACAGGGGATAAGAACACCATATGCGTCGTTTTTAAGCAAGGCAATAAGGGAAAGTTGAAGTGCACTGTTTCACTTATGACTTGGGTCCCAAAGTTATCGTTAAAAGTTTTTACCTTTCTACTTTACCCTTTTTAAATGTTGGTTAGTtagttattaatatttagttaattaacATTCCCTCTTTCATCAGCTGGTTAGTCAGAAAcccttgtatatatatatatattttgtaagcTGACCATTCCCTGAATGAGAAAAACTTGACATTCTCACATCTTTTCTTTGACCCACTACGCCGCTTCTTCAGTAGTTTTGTCATGGTATCAGAGCGGGTTTAGGGTTTCAGCAAAGGTTAGTCATAACAGACTCTCAAAGCTGTTGCTACTTggtcataattttttttttgggtcaTCTGTAAGTCACCTTCCTTTGAGATTTTACTCTTTACTCTCTCTGACATTGTCTCAAGTAGTTTTAGTGCTATTCATTAGTGTCTTTGCATCAATATGGCTAAGTCTATTGAATCAACTCAAACGAGGTAGCAAGCCTCCCCTGTTACTGAATCAAGGCAACAAATCTCACCAACTGCAGACCCCCAATCTGCATATTACCTACACCATACAGACCACCCAGGTTCAGTGACAATCAATCATAAGCTTACCACCACAAATTATGTGGCATGGAGTAGGTCTTTTCTGTTACCTTTGTCAATTAGAAGCAAACTGGATTTCATCAATGGTACCTTACCAAAACCAAGCATAACAGACCCTTTATACCTGCCTTGGACCAGATGCAACAATTTGATAGTAGCATGGCTACTAGATTCAATCACTTAACCTATAGTATCAACCATTTTTTATATGGAATCAGCTGCTGAGATATGGAACACCCTAAAGCAGAACTTTGCACAACTTGATGACACAAAAGTGTGCAATTTACAATACACTCTAGGAAATGTATCCCAAGGAACTAGGTCTGTTGATACTTATTTTATAGAGTTGAAAGGGATTTGGGAAGAGTTAAGAAGCTTTAGGCCTCTCCTACACTGTGAATGTGGGCACTACAATGCAAGCTGTTTTAAAAGGTACTCAGATTAATACCAAAAAGATATGGTATTCAGGTTTTTGAACAGattaaatgaatatttttcagCAATCAAATCACAGATAATACTCATGGACCCAATTCCAACACTAGATAAGGTCTACAGCTTGGTCTTTGGAGAGGAAACACagaaaattcttctttttcaatcaCAACTAGTACTTGAGTCCACTGCTATGCTTAGTATAGCAgatagaaaaaggaaaacaagaaaagatcTAGTTTGTAGTCACTATGGAAAGAAGGGACATGTGAAAGAAAAATGCTACAGAATTGTTGGTTTCCCTGAGGACTTTAAATTTACAAGCGGGAAAAACAACTTCAGAAAAGGAAAGGCAGTAGCCAATAATGTAACAGTAGCAAGTGATCGGTACACTAGTGATCATCAACCTGATCAAGAAGAAGAATCAGTTGAGGGTAACTCAATGTCTCAATTGTCTATTATCAAGCAACAAGTCAACAGATTAATGGAGCTTTTGAATGAGAATGGGATCACAAATTCTGATGGTAAGAACTCTGGAACAAGTGTTCAACAGACAAAGCATTCACTTGTCAATTCAGCCTTTGCAAGTATTGTTTTAAACCATTCTTGTTTTAGCACCATAAGTAGCATACCACCTAGATATAAATGTGAATGTTCTCATGGTAAAACAGAATTCCTGGATTATAGACTCAGGTGCAACAGACTATATCTCTTACTCATTGAGCAATTTCATTTCAGTTAGACTAGTAGAAAATTGATTTGTTAAGTTACCAAACAATGGAAAAGCCATTGTTTCTCACATAGGAACAGTAAGATTAACTACCTTATTAGTATTGAAAAATGTCCTCTGTGTGTCTAGTTTTAAATTCAACCTAGTGTCAGTAGGTGAACTCATAAAATCTAAGGAAACATGTGTATTCTTCACTAACACGTATTGTATTATTTAGGACATAGCCTCACAGAGAGTGATTGGGGTTGCTAGGGAGTCTGCTGGACTATATCTGATGCAGGACAAAGATGAGCAAGATTTACAACATTTTAGCTTTGAAAAACTTGTTAAATtcccttttgtttcttttgtaaaTTCCTTTAAGTCAGGTGCAAAGACTTTGATCTCTAGCATTTTAGGTTAAGGCATGCACCTTTAGAAAGGATTAATGTATTGAATCAAGATTTTCCAAATATTAAATGTTCAAAGGAATTATTGTGTGAAATCTGTCCTCTTGCAAAGCAAAAAAGGCTCTCTTTTCCAATTCATGTACAGAGTACAAAAATGCCTTTTGAACTAATCCATACTGATATTTAGGGACCTTATGAAACCCCAACTCTCTCAAGTCAACGATTCTTTCTCACAATTGTGGATGATTTCACAAGGTTCACCTGGATTTTCTTAATGAAAAGTAAATCTGATATTAGTTTAATCATTCCCTCTTTTAACTGTTTTGTTCAAAGGCAATTTAACTCTAAAATCAAAAGCTTGAGATCAAATAATGGTCGAGAGTTTAAACTTGCTGAATTTTATGCAAAAATAGGTATAACTCATCATTTGTCCTGTGTAGATACTCCagaacaaaatggagttgtcGAAAGGAAGCACTAGCATATCTTGGTAGTAGCAAGGTCTCTTATGATTCAGTTTAAACTTCCAATGTACTTTTGGGGTGATGCAATACTCACTGCCATCCATATTATAAATAGAGTACCAACTAGAATCCTCCAAAACAAATCTCCTTACCAATTGTTGTACCAAGAACCACCTACCTTTGATTATTTTAGAGTTTTTGGATGCCTTTGCTTCATTTCCACACTAGCACATAacagaaaaaaatttgatagcAGGGCAAGTAAATGTGTATTTCTAGGATACCCAAATTATGTCAAAGGGTACAGAGTTTATGATTTGCATGCACAAAAGGTCATAATATCAAGGAATGTTGTCTTCCATGAGAATGTATTCCCATATAGAACCTTGTAGCATGACTCACAAGATTCTGCATTTCATCAAATACCTAATGTGCATGCTGCCGCCATGAATATTTTTGACTTTGACTCAACAAATTCTGCCTTTCATGATCATACATCGACTGAATTACCTACAAATGAACCTTCAACAAGTTCAAAACCTATCTCCACATCGATAAATGATATTCAAACTCATAGTTCATCACCAATGCATACTCTGCAAGTTTCAGAATCTGAAACAGAAGCCACCTAGGAAACTATTGAGCCTGTTCAACCACTTAGGAAGAGTTTTAGACATAGACAAGCTCCTAAATACCTAGATGCTTATTATACTGAACTGCCATCTCATACAAATTCAGTCACAATGCACCCTATAACCAGTTTCCTATCATATAAAAAACTCACACCAGCACATAAGGCCTTCACAATTTCTTTGTCAAATATTCATGAACCAAGTTCTTATCAAGATGCTGTGAACCACTCACATTGGAGAGATGCCATGAATGTTGAGCTTAAGGCTTTGGAAGATAACAAGACATGGAATGTAGTCCCATTGCCCTTGAATTCCCATGCAATTGGATGCAAATGGGTGTATAAACTCAAGTTGAAAGCTGATGGAAGTATAGAGAGATTCAAGGCTCGATTGGTAGCCAAGGGATATAATCAAGTTGAGGGTTTTGATTACCAAGAGACCTTTAGTCTTGTGGCAAAACAAACCACAGTCAGAACTTTCTTTGCATTAGCAGCAGCATACAAATGGACACTTTCACATCTTGATATAAATAATGCCTTCTTGAATGGAGACTTGGAGGAAGAAGTTTATATGCAGCTTTCAGAAGGATACTCATTCAAAGGAAAACATCCTATTGGttcaaaaatgaagaacaCTTCAATTCAAGGAAGAAAAACTGCTGGAGACCATTGAACAGGGGATAGGAAAACCATATGCGTCATTTTTAAGCAAGGCAATAAGGGAAAGTTGAAGTGCATCGTTTCACTTATGACTTGGGTCCCAAAGTTATCGTTAGAAGTTTTTACTTTTCTACTTTACCCTTTTTAAATGTTGGTTAGTTAGTTGTTaatatttagttaattagcATTTCCTCTTTCATCAGCTGGTTAGTCAGAAAcccttgtatatatatattttgtaagcTGACCATTCCCTGAATGAGAAAAACCTACATTCTCACATCATTTCCTTGACCCTCTGCGCCACTTCTTCAATAATTTTGTCATATGTGGGCATCAACACATCCACTAGTATTCATTTTGAGAGGTGGGCAATAATCCTCCACATTCATATCACAAGAAGTGACAATCATATATTCACATAAGCAATGAACTAGTTATGCATCATTCAACTCATCCATTCAATCAAAGATTCTTCAagtaaaaacatttttaaaggaCTTGTTCCCCTTTATTCAAAACTACTATATATTAGTCATATTTACATCTCGTATATATACTTTTTGAAATccattttcaaagtctttcaATAAGACATCGATAATCATAGCATTATCATTTAATGCatttcaaccaaggatttcaTAAAACATGCTTCACTTTACATATCACAAAATACATTAAATAGGAGGTGTCTACCCACTTTGATCAAGTTGTTGACGAACACGCGCTCGAAGTGTAGCGTCCTTACTTCCGCTAACTGTTGAAGTTTCGAATGATCTTAAAGTAGTAATCACTAACACATTAACTTCCGTTTAATCCAACAATCCTATAGCTCAATGTTAGGTCAGCTTAAATCCTAACTTAACCTCTCTTAATCTATTTTCCAGTATGTAAATCTACTGTCACATGTTAAACTAACATCACAACTACTAAAATCTAGGTCTTCATTTACCTTAGTGAGCTTGTAATGAGAGGAACCCACTTAGGATTTCAACTCCTTTTCTGAAAACAAGAAATCTAATGAGAGAAATAATTCTCAATGCTGGAAAACAAAGATTCAAGAGCTTTTAAGATTGAAACTCAccttttttaaagttttcaaaaCCCATAAATCTGAAAATACTCTTCAAAAATGAGACCTTGTAGCAAGAGGGTTGAGGAAAGGCTGAGACTTGAGAAGCGAGCTACAAAATGCTGCGGGGGGctaaagcttttgaaaaatgtgTTCTATTTATAGTGTTAAGTGTGAAAATCCGTTTTTGCCCCCACAACAAGTCTCCATACTTTTTcaaaaagtatcaatacttttccATTGGGTTTGAAGGTTTTGAGACTATGACTCCGTATCTCAATAGTTCATTCCTTTAGCCTTGCAAGAAAGTCTTCTGGATAGGAAGTATTAAGACTTATCTTTTCATGTATCGATGCTTCAGTTCCAGAATGTTAAAAATAACCTTAAAACTTGTCCACATGGACTCCAAAAATCCATATACTCATCAAATCATCTTGGTTTTCAATTTGTCCAAGATATAAACACTAAGAATGagatcaaaacaaaaattcttacaagctcaacaaaggatttttTACATTCTATCCTCTATAAAAGGTCGGGGTCTCACAGAAAgtgggaaaaaagaaaagataacgGCACATCTATGAACACTTATAAAGTAGGACCTAGTTACATTTTTGTTGCAGAATAGTGTCTGTGACCTAAAGCGGTGATTTGGGCCTAGAATTACAAACGAAGAGGCATGTGGCATGCTTCAGTAATGGGGGTTGAAGGGTCTGAAAACAATCCATCAAGAGCCTTATTAGCTACCCACAAATTTGCAGCATGGGAATAATGAATGCCATCCCAACTTATATAAGCTGAAGGGTTGCCGCATGAAGTCCCCAAAATTTCCGTCCCATTCACTATTTTCTTCCTCCAGCACAGTATATCCCGATAATGCCCACAGCAATATGTAAGTGGATTTGCAAATCCTGCTAGAAGGGTCGGTATTAAATATAGAACATAATGAAATGTGAAGCTCATAATTGAGAGTTTCCACATTGCAGTTTCTTATAGAAGTTcatcttttattaattttggcTGTGGAAACAAAGATAAGTAGACAACTGAGCTTACCATGCTTCTTTGCTTCAGAGATTAAAGAATATTTAGCTGAGTAAATGTCAACATAAGTCAGTACTGCATCTGGGAGTTGCATCCTGAGTTGGGAAACTCTCTCTTTAAGCTGCCTGTTAAATTCTTGAGCGACCTCATTATGAGACCTTATGCAACCATTTTGATCCATATTTTCAGTTTGTGGAGGATAATCTAGAACCTGGTAGGGCAAACAGCCTATTGGACTGGTGTTATGTATCCAGAATGTTCTTGCTCCTTGATGGTGTAGTCGCTGAAACAGAAGAAATGAGgttaaatctttttctttttttttttatattatagtTATTATGAGTGTATGCTGAATCTTCTGCAATACATCGAGGCCAATCTTATGTGCATGAGTAACTAGAAGCTGTAAATCTAGCAGACTAATATTAAGAGCATCGTCCAACAGATATATAAGGACAATCATCaaagttggttctgtctttCTCTTTATGAAGTTTCAAATTAACAGAATTTATGAACTGCATGACTCTTTGGGCCAGCATGATGGAGATGTTTTCTTACTTATCTTTCAAGTTTCTATAATTTGTATGAGCTTTCTAAGAAATTATGATTGTTCTTACAAGGGAAGGACTACGCTTGTCCTTGGTTTTGGCTAATAAGATCTTCAAGTTGCAGTAATATCAATTCCCAAGCACTATTTTCCATGTTATTCTCTACCTAGGGCAATACAACATCAGCAAATGAACAAGGCCCTTTCCAGATCTGCCTAGAGcaataataaatgaaaaagaacaTCTGGTGCCATTATATTTGCTTGCCACTTAGAAGTTTATATCTCAGAGCATCAAAGTGTTAGCCACACTTGTACCAGTTATTCATTTGAGCTATTTACCGAAAcctaacaaaagaaaatgcatATAGAAAGTTATAATTAGACTATTTACTGTGCTTTAGAGTAAGCTTCGTGCATGGTGTAAGCATGCAGAAGTATTGTAGATACAGAGTTTTCCGGAACCACATCAATCTCCTCATTTATTATAAGGAAATCAAGACTCTGATAAAATTGTGTAAGCATAACTTCTATTTACCTTTACAGCCTGCGCCAACTGGTTAATTATTCCCGGAACAGATTGCACAGCCTGTTTCTCTGTCATTGACTTAAATGCAGCACTAAGATCATTCTGTCCAATATCAAATGTGTATAATGCGCGTGAGAAGTCCTCTGGTCTTGCAAGCTTGCTTTTGATGTTTGAGTTCAAAcctgaaaagaaaattatcagCAAATTTCattccatgaaaaatgaaaagtccAATTATGTCACTTTTTCCCTTACTTTCTGCAATTGTTTCTAACCTTCTTTGTATAGCtcatttattctttctttgaaCTGTTCAAATTGCAAAAGTTGTACATCAAGAGAAATAGGGCTAAACCCTTGCTTAAACATTCTGGCATCCAGTGACTGAATTGTAGACCCTGCTGTAGCAAAATTAGCTCCATGCTGAAAGTTTGCAATTATTGAGTCCAGATACGCACCCAAATATGGCAGTCCCAGTTTCTCAGCTGCAAAGAGTGACCACAGATTTAATACTTGGATTCAAAGCTTGGAATTTTGTCAAGTGACCACCTAGCAGATACAGGCTTTGCACAGATTTTAAACTACTTGACAGATCATATACAAAAGAAATTACCACAATCAAAAACCCAAGGATGTGAAAAGTCCCAAGGTTGAGCTTTGAACTAGAAGGATTGAAAAACTATAATATGCGCAAATGGATAAGTCTTTCTTATGGGTGCATCTAAATGAACAGCCTTTTTCATTAATActgaagaaatgaaaaagaaatgcgCACTCGCTGACCTATAAAATCAATGATCAGTTTCCCATCGCAATATCTCCCAGCTGGCTTATGGAAGAAGGTATTGCCATTAGGCAAAGGAATCCGGCCGAATGCAGCAGACTTTCCGCCGGTGTCTGAATTCGAATCTCCAAAGTTGAATATGGCCGGAAAATCACAACCATTGAATTGACCAACACTCCTTTGCTTTGCACTGAgcaagaaaagagagaaggcAACAGCAAAGAAGGCTGCTATTGCAAACGTTTTTACATTCTTTCTTGAAGCCCAAGCAGAAGCAGTCTTCCATCTCCTACTGATACGAATACCGGGTCTTGCCCCGTCCATGCTGATGCTCTCAGACCGTTTAGCAAACAGCTGACAGTGCTAAAGTCTCGTACTACTAGTTGACACGTGATTCAATATTTGGAGGGAAAAAACACCGTCTGGACTAAAATCAGTGTCCTTCCAGGGAGCTGAAGGAGCCTCTTTCTTGCAAAGAATGCCAGCAAGTTTGAAGTAGAAGTGTGCTCTGTGAGGCAGCATAACTAAAAAAATCTTCGACTTGGGTAAATAAATTCGGATTCATAAACCATAAGTTTAAGGTCAGATCTAGatgaataatattataataatggATTACCAAATCATAAACTATGCATTTGgccttaatttttttattgctaaTATAGCTTTAATGTTCATAAGATAAACTTATTTATTGTCAGGTGTCTTGTCGCAGTCTTCCCCAACCTACCTCGAAATGCTGCTTTTCCTTAAACTTATGTACTATTGTATTGTCAATTACTTGAAGATTACTCCTATGGTCCACCACTAGTACTACGCAATGCCACTGCTATTTAGCTCTACCCCACCAGCCACCACCCATTTTGCCTTCCTATCCTTTTTACTTTCTGATCACCAAACTACAGGAGAAGGCGATAATTTGGTAAAAGCAGTTCCttgtttctcctttttctctgATTTTTACCACATTTATTTACAGGAATTGGAACAAATGGGCGAAATGTCAAGTGGGCGTTTAACAAAGTTAATGCTGAGAGAGTGGTGGCGTTCAGAACAATAATATCGGATGTGCAGTTAAGGATGGATGTAACATGGAAGTGACTGATTCCTACCAGAATGAGTTTATTCTTTGGAAGCTGGCAACTTGGATCTGGTTGAGATTCTTTAGGCTGCAATGTTCATCTCTCTGAATcgaaatcttttcatttaccAGGGATAAAGAAATAGTACATAACAGTATATTTGGGCTTATAAGTGAATAAGAAAGAGGCTAGAGACATGCTCTGGTTATGGGAACTGGGGGATCTGAGAGGGAGCCATCCAAAATCTTGTTGGCCACCCACTGGTTTGCAGCTTCAGTATAATGAATGCCATCCCAGCTGATGTGTTTGGAAGGATCACTGCAAGAAGCCCCAAAAATTTCAGTACCGTTCACCACAGATGCCTTCCCACATTCGACGTGATAATAACCGTACTGCCCGCAACAGTTCATAAAAGGACCAACAAAGCCTGCAATTACCAAATCAAAGATGGGCGTTAGAATGTTCCAATGAAATTTCTAATCTTCTATTGCATTTTGCGTGgacaaataaaaacataatcaaCAATATGGCATCACAATAAGCATCATAGCAAGATAAAATCTTAATTATTGCTAAAGATAcagatataatttttttttttttttgaaaagctacAGACATAATTGTTGCGATACTGTGGAACTTATGACAAAGGGCAGCTCACTAGAAGAAGCTCCAACATTCTGGGTTCTAGGAGAGGTCAAATTACAGAGTCTTTCCCCTCCTTTGCAGATTCAACCTGGGACCACCAGGTCACAGTGGAACAACTTACAACAGCACCAAGGCTAACCCACTACGGAACTTCTGAcagcaaaaagaaagatgTCACATAACTGAAAAGGTCAATTATAGGGTAAAACCTACCATGTTTAT containing:
- the LOC18609588 gene encoding GDSL esterase/lipase At5g14450, with the translated sequence MDGARPGIRISRRWKTASAWASRKNVKTFAIAAFFAVAFSLFLLSAKQRSVGQFNGCDFPAIFNFGDSNSDTGGKSAAFGRIPLPNGNTFFHKPAGRYCDGKLIIDFIAEKLGLPYLGAYLDSIIANFQHGANFATAGSTIQSLDARMFKQGFSPISLDVQLLQFEQFKERINELYKEGLNSNIKSKLARPEDFSRALYTFDIGQNDLSAAFKSMTEKQAVQSVPGIINQLAQAVKRLHHQGARTFWIHNTSPIGCLPYQVLDYPPQTENMDQNGCIRSHNEVAQEFNRQLKERVSQLRMQLPDAVLTYVDIYSAKYSLISEAKKHGFANPLTYCCGHYRDILCWRKKIVNGTEILGTSCGNPSAYISWDGIHYSHAANLWVANKALDGLFSDPSTPITEACHMPLRL